Part of the Kitasatospora sp. NBC_01266 genome, GCGCTACGACGACGGGCTGGTGCTGCCCCGGGTGGTGCGCAGCCGGATCGTGAAGGAGCGCGGGGTGATCGCGGCCCGCGAGGTGCCCGGACCGGTGAACGCGGAGAGCCGGATCGAGCTGATCGAGCGGCGCGGCGACCTGGCCCACTACCGGCTCACCCCGCTGACCGGCCGCACCCATCAACTGCGGCTGCACATGAGCAGCCTGGGCATCCCGATCCTGGGCGACCCGGTCTACCCCGAGGTGCTGCCCGAGGCGGCGCCCGGCGACTTCGGCACGCCGCTGCAACTGCTGGCCACCGGTCTGGCGTTCACCGATCCGCTGAGCGGCCGACCGGTGCGGCTGCGCTCGCGCCGGGGGCTGGCGGCCTGGGAGGCGGCGGCATGACCAGCGGGGACGTGACCGGCGGGGCTACGACCGGCGGGGCTACGACCGGCGGGGATGCGGCCGGCGGGGCCACGACCGGCGCGGGCACGAGCGGCGGTGATCGGACCGCTGAGGACCTGGCCGCGTTGCGGGACCTGCTGGTGCGGCAGCCGGCGATGGCCCGCGAGCTGCCCGGCTTCGACCCCGAGGTGGCGCCGGCCGGGCCCGGCGAGCTGTTCGTCGGCTGGCTGCTCGGCGCGCTGCGGGCGCGGCTGCCGGACGCGCAGGTGGTCACCCTGAGCACGGTCGGGCTCGACGGTGCGCCGGACGCGCGGATCGTGGTGCTGCGGGACGTCGACCCCGAGGCGGGGGTGTGGTGGTTCGCCGGGGACGCCCGCAGCCCGAAGGGCCGGCAGCTGGCGGCCGTCCCGCAGGCGGCGCTCACCTGGTACTGGCCGGAGCTGGGGCGCCAGGTGCGGGTGCGCGGACTGGTGGCCCCGGGCCCGGCCGAGGCGGCCGGCGAGGTGTTCCGGCTGCTCAGCCCCAAGTCGCGGGTGGCCGCGCTGGTGGGGCACCAGAGCGAGCCGCTGGGCCCGGCGGCGGAGTTCTGGGCGGCCTGGCGCACCGCCGAGCGGCAGCTGGCGCGGCAGCCGGACCTGGTGGCGGCGGGCTACACGCAGTACGCGCTGCGAGCGCGGGAGGTCGAGTTCTGGCAGGGCGCGGCGGACCGGCTGCATCTGCGGCTGGCCTACCGGCGCCGGCCGGACGGCGGGTGGGAGCGCGGGGCGCGCTGGCCCTAGCCAACCAGCTCCCGGGCACTACTGCATTGCGGTAACTCGCCTCGCTAGGCTGCCTCCTGACGCCCAGTGTCTGCCGAAGGAGTCCTCATGGTCCACGCGGTCGAGCAGAGCCGGATCGAGCACAGCCAGGTCGAGGTCAACGGGGTCCGCCTGCACATCGCCGAGCAGGGCCAGGGCCCGCTGGTCCTGCTGCTGCACGGGTTCCCGGAGAGCTGGTACTCCTGGCGCCACCAGTTCGCCCCGCTGGCCGCGGCGGGCTACCGCGTGGTGGCGCCCGATCAGCGCGGGTACGCGCGCAGCGGGCGGCCGACCGCGGTGGACGCCTACACGCTGCCGCACCTGGTCGGTGACGTGGTGGGCCTGATCCGGGCGCTGGGCGCCGAGCAGGCGGTGGTGGTCGGCCATGACTGGGGCGCGCCGGTGGCCTGGATCAGCGCGATGCTGCGGCCCGACGTGGTGCGCGCGGTCGCCGGGTTGAGCGTGCCGCCGCGGCTGCCCGCCGGCCTGGTGCGGCTGGAGCTGAGCCGGCGCCTCTACGGGGACGGCTTCTACCAGAATTACTTCCAGCAGCCGGGGGTGGCCGATGCCGAGCTGGCCCGGGACCTGCCGAGCACCTTCCGCCGGACGCTCTTCTTCGGGTCGGGCGACAACCCGGACCAGCCGGCGCCGTGGCTCATCGGCGAGGGGCAGACGTTGCTGGACTCGATCCCGGAGCCGAAGGAGCTGCCGGGCTGGCTGACCGAGCAGGACATCGCCGCCTTCGCCGAGGACTACGCCCAGCACGGCGAGCACGCGTTCACCGGGCCGCTCAACTGGTACCGCAACATCGACCGCAACGAGGAGCTGCTCGCCGCCTTCGAGGGCCTGGGCATCTCGGTGCCCGCCCTGTACGTGGCCGGCGACCGCGACCTGGTGAGCGCGCTGCACGGGGTGGACCGGCTGGTGGCCGCGCTGCCCGGGATCGCGCCGAAGCTGTTCCGCAGCGTGATCCTGCCGGGCTGCGGGCACTGGACCCAGCAGGAGCGCCCGGCGGAGGTCAACGCCGAGCTGCTGGCCTTCCTGGACCACCTGGACGGCTAGCCGTCCGGTCAGCGGGTGGGGTACACGTGGTCGTCGCGGACCGCTGGGAATACAGTCGGCTGCGGCAAGACTCACCGGGCGCCCCACCGAGCGCCTCCACCGAACGTCGCACCGAAGGACCGGAACGAGAATCATGAGCAGCAACCACTACGACGTCGTAGTCCTGGGAGCCGGCCCCGGCGGGTACACCGCGGCCGTCCGCTCGGCCCAGCTCGGACTGAAGACCGCGGTGATCGAGGAGAAGTACTGGGGCGGTGTCTGCCTCAACGTCGGCTGCATCCCGTCCAAGGCGCTGCTGCGCAACGCCGAGCTGGCCACCATCTTCACCCGTGAGGCCAAGACCTTCGGCATCAAGGTCGAGGGCCAGGTCAGCTTCGACTACCGCGAGGCGTTCCTGCGCAGCCGCAAGGTGGCCGACGGCCGGGTGGCCGGCATCCACTACCTGATGAAGAAGAACGCGATCGACGAGTACGACGGCCGCGGCACCTTCGTCGACGACCACACCCTGCAGGTCGCGCTGACCGCGGGCGGGTTCGCCACCGTCACCTTCGACCACGTGATCATCGCGGCCGGCGCCACCACCCGGCTGCTGCCCGGCACCTCGCTGAGCGACCGGGTGGTGACCTACGAGGAGCAGATCCTCACCGACTCGCTGCCCGAGAGCATCATCATCGCGGGCGCCGGCGCGATCGGCGTCGAGTTCGCCTACGTGCTGAACAGCTACGGCGTCAAGGTCACCATCGTCGAGTTCCTGGACCGGATGGTCCCGCTGGAGGACGCCGACATCTCGGCCGAGCTGGCCAAGCAGTACAAGAAGCTCGGCATCCAGGTCCTCACCTCGACCCGGGTGGACTCGATCGACGACCGCGACCCGAACGCCAAGGTCAAGGTCACCGTCACCCGCAACGGGCAGCAGGAGGTGCTGGAGGCCGACAAGGTGCTCCAGGCGATCGGGTTCGCGCCCCGGGTGCACGGCTACGGCCTGGAGGCCACCGGTGTCGCGCTGACCGAGCGCGGCGCGATCGCGGTGGACGGGCGCGGCCGCACCAACGTGCCGCACATCTTCGCGATCGGTGACGTCACCGCCAAGCTGATGCTGGCGCACGCCGCCGAGACCATGGCCGTGATCGCCGCCGAGACCATCGGCGGCGTGGAGACCATGGAGGTGGACTTCGTGATGATCCCGCGCGCCACCTACTGCCAGCCGCAGGTGGCCAGCTTCGGCTGGACCGAGGCGCAGGCCAAGGAACAGGGCTACGACGTCAAGGTCGCCAAGTTCCCGTTCACCGCGAACGGCAAGGCGCACGGCCTGGGCCACCCGATCGGCTTCGTCAAGATCATCAGCGACGCCAAGTACGGCGAGCTGCTGGGCGCCCACCTGATCGGCCCCGAGGTCACCGAGCTGCTGCCGGAGCTGACCCTGGCCCAGCAGTGGGACCTGACGGTGCACGAGGTGGCCCGCAACGTGCACGCCCACCCGACCCTGGGCGAGGCGGTCAAGGAGGCCATCCACGGCCTGGCCGGACACATGATCAACTTCTGACGGCAGGCCGCCGGGCCCGGCTTCTGACGATGCGTCAGAAGCCGGGCCCGGCGCG contains:
- a CDS encoding pyridoxine/pyridoxamine 5'-phosphate oxidase, encoding MTSGDVTGGATTGGATTGGDAAGGATTGAGTSGGDRTAEDLAALRDLLVRQPAMARELPGFDPEVAPAGPGELFVGWLLGALRARLPDAQVVTLSTVGLDGAPDARIVVLRDVDPEAGVWWFAGDARSPKGRQLAAVPQAALTWYWPELGRQVRVRGLVAPGPAEAAGEVFRLLSPKSRVAALVGHQSEPLGPAAEFWAAWRTAERQLARQPDLVAAGYTQYALRAREVEFWQGAADRLHLRLAYRRRPDGGWERGARWP
- a CDS encoding alpha/beta fold hydrolase, translating into MVHAVEQSRIEHSQVEVNGVRLHIAEQGQGPLVLLLHGFPESWYSWRHQFAPLAAAGYRVVAPDQRGYARSGRPTAVDAYTLPHLVGDVVGLIRALGAEQAVVVGHDWGAPVAWISAMLRPDVVRAVAGLSVPPRLPAGLVRLELSRRLYGDGFYQNYFQQPGVADAELARDLPSTFRRTLFFGSGDNPDQPAPWLIGEGQTLLDSIPEPKELPGWLTEQDIAAFAEDYAQHGEHAFTGPLNWYRNIDRNEELLAAFEGLGISVPALYVAGDRDLVSALHGVDRLVAALPGIAPKLFRSVILPGCGHWTQQERPAEVNAELLAFLDHLDG
- the lpdA gene encoding dihydrolipoyl dehydrogenase, translating into MSSNHYDVVVLGAGPGGYTAAVRSAQLGLKTAVIEEKYWGGVCLNVGCIPSKALLRNAELATIFTREAKTFGIKVEGQVSFDYREAFLRSRKVADGRVAGIHYLMKKNAIDEYDGRGTFVDDHTLQVALTAGGFATVTFDHVIIAAGATTRLLPGTSLSDRVVTYEEQILTDSLPESIIIAGAGAIGVEFAYVLNSYGVKVTIVEFLDRMVPLEDADISAELAKQYKKLGIQVLTSTRVDSIDDRDPNAKVKVTVTRNGQQEVLEADKVLQAIGFAPRVHGYGLEATGVALTERGAIAVDGRGRTNVPHIFAIGDVTAKLMLAHAAETMAVIAAETIGGVETMEVDFVMIPRATYCQPQVASFGWTEAQAKEQGYDVKVAKFPFTANGKAHGLGHPIGFVKIISDAKYGELLGAHLIGPEVTELLPELTLAQQWDLTVHEVARNVHAHPTLGEAVKEAIHGLAGHMINF